TGCCCGCCAACCGCGACCTCGCCGGTGCGGAAGTCGAACTGGTCAATCTCGAGAAGCGCGAAAAGCGGCTGCGGGATGCGCTCGCGCCCTTCGATGCCGACTACGACTTCATCCTCATCGACTGCCCGCCCTCGCTGTCGCTGCTCACCCTGAACGGCCTGTGCGCCGCGCATGGCGTGATCATCCCGATGCAGTGCGAGTACTACGCGCTCGAGGGCTTGTCCGACCTGGTCAGCTCGATCAAGAAGGTGCACGCCAACCTGAACCGCGATCTCAAGATCATCGGTCTGCTGCGCGTCATGTTCGACCCGCGCGTCACGCTGCAACAGCAGGTCTCGGCCCAGCTCGAGGGACACTTCGGCGACAAGGTGTTCTCCGCCATCGTTCCGCGCAACGTGCGCCTGGCCGAAGCGCCCAGCCACGGCATGCCCGGCGTGGTGTTCGACAAGTCGGCCAAGGGCGCGCAGGCTTACATGGCCTTTGCCGCCGAGATGATCGAGCGCGTAAAGACCTTGTGAGAGACACTGCCCGCCATTCAATGAGCCACTCCAAAACAAAGACGACCGCATGAGCCCACCCAAACTCAAAGGCCTCGGCCGCGGCCTCGATGCATTGCTGGCCGCCAACCGCGAGGATGAATCCGAAAAGGGCGCCTTGCAGACGCTGCCCACCGATGCGCTGCAGCCCGGCAAGTATCAGCCGCGTACGCGCATGGATCCGGGGTCGCTGGAGGAACTGGCGGCCTCGATCAAGGCCCAGGGGGTGATGCAACCCATCCTCGTCCGCCTGGTCGGAGAGGATGAGTACGAGATCATCGCGGGTGAACGGCGCTGGCGGGCAGCACAGATTGCCGGTCTGGACGAGGTGCCCTGCCTGGTGCGCGAGATTCCCGACGAAGCCGCCCTGGCGATGTCGCTGATCGAGAACATCCAGCGTGAAGACCTCAATCCGCTCGAAGAAGCAGGTGGCATCCAGCGCCTGATCGACGAGTTCGCCATGACCCATCAGCAGGCTGCCGATGCGGTGGGGCGTTCGCGTCCGGCCGCCTCCAACCTGCTGCGCCTGCTCAATCTGGCCAAGCCGGTGCAGGAACTGCTGATGGCCGGTGACATCGACATGGGCCATGCCCGCGCCCTGTTGCCGCTCGACGCCGCGAGCCAGATTCAGCTCGCCAACCTGGTTGCCGCCAGACAACTGTCT
This genomic interval from Parazoarcus communis contains the following:
- a CDS encoding ParA family protein, whose product is MARIFCVANQKGGVGKTTTCVNLAAALHQAGQRTLLIDLDPQGNATMGSGVEKRSLTTSVYHLLVGLSGLADVRVNSSTGGYDVLPANRDLAGAEVELVNLEKREKRLRDALAPFDADYDFILIDCPPSLSLLTLNGLCAAHGVIIPMQCEYYALEGLSDLVSSIKKVHANLNRDLKIIGLLRVMFDPRVTLQQQVSAQLEGHFGDKVFSAIVPRNVRLAEAPSHGMPGVVFDKSAKGAQAYMAFAAEMIERVKTL
- a CDS encoding ParB/RepB/Spo0J family partition protein, which gives rise to MSPPKLKGLGRGLDALLAANREDESEKGALQTLPTDALQPGKYQPRTRMDPGSLEELAASIKAQGVMQPILVRLVGEDEYEIIAGERRWRAAQIAGLDEVPCLVREIPDEAALAMSLIENIQREDLNPLEEAGGIQRLIDEFAMTHQQAADAVGRSRPAASNLLRLLNLAKPVQELLMAGDIDMGHARALLPLDAASQIQLANLVAARQLSVRDTERLVQHTLNPRQKKAAQPLDRDLVRLEEEIADTIGATVKIKANKKGAGEVTIRFGSLDQLDGLLGRLR